The nucleotide window CAAGACAGTGTCTGTATTAAAGACGGATTTAATGTCTTCAAACTCTTGCAAGGTGGCATAAGAAAATCCTTTTTCTTTAGAAAGATAATTTTTGTTTTTGCCAATTTTAACTAAATTGCTGGCTTGATAAATAGGCGAGAGCATAAAACTAATTACAATAGAGATAATAATAGCAATTAAAAATATGCTTATAATCTCTTTTTTTCTTTTTATAATGACATTAACATAATCTCTTAAGTCAATTTCATCTTCATGATATTGATTGTCTTGATCTTGATTTTCCATATTCATATATTCTTATTATATTTATTATTTCTCTGTTTGTCAATATGCTGTTTTTTATTTAATATCAAGCAATTCTTTCATTTTTTTAACATCCATGTCTGCTAATGATTGCTTTAATTCTTGTATTAGTTCTTTTATTTTAGTTTCATTAACTTTTTCAAGATGAGAAATAAATATTTTTTCATGCTTGGTTGGCTTTTCTTTGTCAATCAGGATTTCTTCAAAAAGTTTTTCCCCCTGTCTAATCCCGCTATAAATAACAGGGATATCAATATCCGGTTCATAGCCAGCTAATTTAATCATTTCTTTGGCCAAATCAACAATTTTAATGGCTTGTCCCATGTCTAGTACAAAAACTTCACCACCTTGTCCAATTGCGCCTGACTGCATTATTAATAGACAAGCTTCAGCAGTAACCATAAAATATCTTTTCATCTCAGGATGAGTTACTTCAACTGGCCCACCTGTTTTGATTTGATTTTCAAATATTTTAACAACATTCCCTTGAGAGTCAAGAACATTTCCAAAGCGAACAGCAGAAAATTTTGTTTGGTTTTTGCTATTTAAACAGACACATATCATTTCACATATTCTTTTACTAGCTCCCATTACAGAGGTTGGATTAATTGCTTTGTCAGTAGAAACCATTACAAATTTTTCAATTTTATTTTTAATAGAAGCTTGACCAACAGTTAAAGTACCAAAAATATTATTTTTAATAGCTTCGTCCGGGTTTGATTCCATCATTGGTACATGTTTGTAGGCAGCTGCATGAAATACTATCTCTGGTTGATGTTTTTTAAATACATTGTTAATTTTATTTTTATCACAAATATCAGCAATAATAAATATTTTACTGGCATCAGGGAATAATCTGTTTAATTTTTTTTCTAAATAAAATATAGCTGTTTCTCTTTGGTCTAAAGCTATTATTTTTTTAGGAGCAAATTTAATAATTTCTTCACATAACTGAGAGCCAATCGAACCAGCTGCTCCTGTTATTAAAATAGTTTTGTTGTTGATATAAGATTGGATTGCTTGAGTATCAATTTTTACTGGTTGACGTCCTAACAGGTCTTCAATAGAGATTTCTCTCAAATCTTTTAAGCTAATCTTTTCATCTAAAATTTCAGCCGTGCTAGGCAAGATTTTAATTTTTTGAATGCCTGCTTCGCGGCTAAGATTAACAGTATTTTTAATTATTTTTTTAGAAGCAGATGGCAAAGCAATTATTATCTCTTTTATTTGATGTTTTTTAATAATAACAGGTATATTTTTAATTCTTCCCAAAACTTTTATGCCATGAATTAATATATTTTGTTTCATGTGGTTGTCGTCAACAAATCCAACTGGCAGATAGGGGGTATTACCAGAAACAGTAATATGACGGGCTAATTGTTCGCCAGCTTCTCCAGCTCCGACAATAAGAACACGCTTCCCATTTTTTTTATTATTTGTCACCCCATTTTTAAATAAATGAGCATAAACTCTTTTAGCAAACCTAAATCCGCCAGTAGTTAGCAGACATAAAAACCCAGACACAAAGATAATTGAACGGGGAAAGCCGGTAAAGATTGTTTTGTCTCTAAAAATAAATAAAATGGCTCCAATTGTTAAAAAGCCAATCATTACTGCTCTGAATAATTTTAATAATTCTCTAATGCTTATAAATGACCATGAAATAGAATAAAGTTTTTCCAGCGAAAATAAAAAAAGAATTATAGGCAAGCTCATGGCCACAAACCCTTTAATCATGGTATAATATTCAATAGGAATTTTTCCATCAAATCGTAATAAAAATCCTAAATAACAAGCTAAAGAAATTAGAATAATATCAGTTACAACAAAAAAAATAGTTCTTTTTAAAGTTGTTCTTTCCCAAATTTTATCTTTTATTGTCATAAAATTTTTGAATTGATTTAATAACATATTTCACTTGAGAAATAGTTAATTCTGGATACATTGGCAAAGACAATACTTGTTTACATATTTCTTCTGTTTTTGATAAATATATCTTGTTTGGCATTAAAATAGGCTCTTTGTAAGTAGGGGCTGGCCAGGAAATCAATGTTTCTATTTTGGCTTCTTTGTCCAGATATTTTTTTAATTTGTCTCTATTAGTTGATTGAATAACATAATTTTGCCAGACATCAAAAAATTTTGAATCTTCAAAATTAGGAGTATTTATTTCTGAAATATCTTTTAATCCATCATTATATAGTTTGGCAATTTGTTGTCGTTTTTTTATCCATGTTGGCAGATATTTTAATTTAATATCCAGTAATCCTGCTTGAACATTGTCTAATAAGGCAGTATAGCCATGAAAGTAAAACTTTCTGTTTTGTCTATCTTCGCCATTATAGCGTAATAGACGTATTTTCCTAGCGATTTTATCGTCATTGGTTGTAACCATACCAGCATCACCAAATGCCCCGAGCATTTTAAATGGATACATTGAAAAGCAGCCTGTTATTCCGAATGTGCCAGCTTTTTTCCATTTATTTTTAATTTTCATTTTAGCTCCAATTGCTTGGGCAGCATCTTCGACAACTATTAAATTATATTGCTTAGCAATTTTCATTATTTTTTCCATATCACACATCCTTCCATTTAAATGGACAGGCAGAATAGCTTTTGTTTGTTTTGTTATGTTCTTGACTATTAAATCAGTATTCATATTGAAATCTTCGCCAACATCAATAAGTTTTGCTTCAGCATTTTGATGATAAATACAAGAAATACTAGCCATAAAAGTATGTCCAACAGTAATTACTTTGTCTTGCTTTTTTAGTCCAACTGCTTCCAGGGAAAGGGTTAGTGCATCTGTTCCAGAATTAACACCAATAGCATGCTTAACACCAATATATTTAGCAAAGTTTTTTTCAAATTTGACTAAATCTTGTCTCATAATTAAATCTCCTCTTGAGAAAATATCATCAATTTTCTTAAGAAATTTTTTGCGATGGTCTTTGTATTGTTTTTCAGGATTAACAAATCGTACTTTATACATAATTATTTTAATAATTGTTTTACTTTTTTAATAATATCTTTGTAGGTTGTGTAATATTTCTTTTCAAGAGGGGCACTGGTTGGGGCAGGAGAATCAGGCAAGCAGACTCTTTTGATTGGTTTTTTTAGATACTTGAATCCTTTATCAGCAACCAAAGCAGAAATCTCTCCAGCAACTCCGCCAGTAAGCCAGGCTGCCTCAGCAATAATTAATTTCCCTGTTTTTTTAATAGAATTAATAATAATTGGGAGGTCTATTGGTTTAACAGTTCTGATATCAATTATTTCAGCATCAATTTTATATTTTTTTAATTCTTCGCCTGCTTTTATGGCTTCATTGGCCATATACGATATTCCAACAATTGTGATATCTTTGCCTTTTTTTCTTATTACCCCTTTTCCAATTGGAACAGAGTATATTTTTTTTGGAACATTTTCTTTCAGTCCATAAAGCCATCTATCATCAATATATACTACAGGATTATTTGATTTAATGGCTGATATCATTAATCCTTTAGCATCATATGGAGTAGCTGGCATTACAACTTGTAGTCCAGGAATATGAGCAAATAAAGATTGGAGTGCTTGAGAATGTTGGGCTCCTTGTTCACCTCCACGATTAATAATAGGCCAAATTACAACTGATGCGGTTGATTGTCCACCAAAAATATAGTCCCAATTAGCCGCTTGGTTTATTATTGGGTCTAATCCATAAATCATAAAATCCATTCTTGGATGAACTACAATTGGTCTCATGCCAGCAATACTTGCTCCAATGCCAGCTCCAGTAATAGCATTTTCAGAAACAGGTGTATCAATTACTCGTTCTTCTCCGTATTTTTCTAATAACCCATTACAAGTATTTCCAACATACCAGGGGCTTTTAACTCCTTGTCCAATTAAAAAGACAGATTTGTCTTGACCCATTGCCTGATGGATTGCTTCATTAATTGCCAAACTATAAGTTAATAATCTTTGGTTTTTTTTATTTTTCATATACATGTTTTAATAATTCTCCTTGTTTTGGAAAATCACTTTTAAGTGTTAATTTATATGCTTTAATAATTTTTGAATTTAATTTTTTATATATATTGTTAATTGTTTGTTTGTTTAAAATATTTTTTTTCATTAATATTTTCTCAAAATTTTTAATTGGATCTTTTTTAGCCCATTTAATAACTTCTTTATTTGGTCTAATATCAGTGTGTTCTCCTTGGATATTGTCATCAGGGCCAACATGTCCTCTCATTCGATATGTTAAGCACTCAATAAAAGAAGGCCCTTGGTTATTTTTGGCATACTTTACCATGGTTTTAGTTGTGTTATAAACTTTTAAGACATCATTCCCTTGTACTTGTTTGGAAGGCATGTTATATGACTTGGCAAATTCATAGATTTTAGTATTAGCCAGACAATCTTTTATTGGCATGTGAGTTGAATATAGGTTATTTTCACAAACAAAAATAATTGGCAATTTTTTTAAAGAAGCAAAGTTTAATGATTCATGTAAGACTCCTTCATCAACTGCTCCGTCGCCAAAAAAACTAATTGTTACTTTTTTGTCTTTGTTTATTTTTGATGATAAAGCTGCACCCAAAGCAAGCGAAATTGTAGCAGCTACCAACGGAACTGTTCCTAATAATCCGTGCTGGTTGTCAATTATATGCATTGACCCTCCTCTTCCTTTTGCACAGCCATCTTTTTTTCCAAAAATTTCAAGCATTAATTTATCAATGCTTCCTCCTTTGGCCAGATAATGTCCATGAGACCGATGATTTCCAAGAATATAATCATTGTCTGTTAAAGCAGCACAAACGCCAACAGCAACTGCTTCTTGTCCTGTATATAAATGGCAGGGAGTTTTAATTTCGCCTCTTAGAATTGGATCAACTAGACTTTCTTCAAACAACCTTATTTCTACCATTTTTTTATATAATTTTAATAAAAATTTTTTGTTTTCCATATTAATTTTTGATAATTTTTTTAATTGTTTTGAAAATTATTTTTAAATCATTTAAAAATGACATTTGTTTGACATATTTTATTTGTAGTTTAACTTTTTTTGGTCTTATTTCTTCTAAATAAGTTTTTTCAGGGTCATGGCTATTTTTTAAGATTTCTCCTTCATTAGAATTCCATAATGATGCCAAGTCAGTTATTCCTGGTCTTATATTAAAGATAATTTGTTCGTCCTCTTTATATAGTTTAGCATATTCAGGCACTTCTGGTCTAGGGCCAACCAAGCTCATTTCTCCCTTAATTACATTAAATAACTGAGGAAGTTCATCAATTTTGTATTTTCTTAAAAATTTTCCTGTTTTAGTTAATCGTATGTCATTATTAGGAGTCGAAGGCCCTCCTATTTTATTAGCATTTAAAACCATTGTACGAAACTTATAAACATTAAATGGTTTTTTATTTTTACCAATACGAATTCCTTTATAAATAACAGGGCCATTAGATGTTATTTTTATTAGCATTGTAA belongs to Patescibacteria group bacterium and includes:
- a CDS encoding alpha-ketoacid dehydrogenase subunit beta; this translates as MKNKKNQRLLTYSLAINEAIHQAMGQDKSVFLIGQGVKSPWYVGNTCNGLLEKYGEERVIDTPVSENAITGAGIGASIAGMRPIVVHPRMDFMIYGLDPIINQAANWDYIFGGQSTASVVIWPIINRGGEQGAQHSQALQSLFAHIPGLQVVMPATPYDAKGLMISAIKSNNPVVYIDDRWLYGLKENVPKKIYSVPIGKGVIRKKGKDITIVGISYMANEAIKAGEELKKYKIDAEIIDIRTVKPIDLPIIINSIKKTGKLIIAEAAWLTGGVAGEISALVADKGFKYLKKPIKRVCLPDSPAPTSAPLEKKYYTTYKDIIKKVKQLLK
- a CDS encoding DegT/DnrJ/EryC1/StrS family aminotransferase, with protein sequence MYKVRFVNPEKQYKDHRKKFLKKIDDIFSRGDLIMRQDLVKFEKNFAKYIGVKHAIGVNSGTDALTLSLEAVGLKKQDKVITVGHTFMASISCIYHQNAEAKLIDVGEDFNMNTDLIVKNITKQTKAILPVHLNGRMCDMEKIMKIAKQYNLIVVEDAAQAIGAKMKIKNKWKKAGTFGITGCFSMYPFKMLGAFGDAGMVTTNDDKIARKIRLLRYNGEDRQNRKFYFHGYTALLDNVQAGLLDIKLKYLPTWIKKRQQIAKLYNDGLKDISEINTPNFEDSKFFDVWQNYVIQSTNRDKLKKYLDKEAKIETLISWPAPTYKEPILMPNKIYLSKTEEICKQVLSLPMYPELTISQVKYVIKSIQKFYDNKR
- a CDS encoding polysaccharide biosynthesis protein, producing the protein MTIKDKIWERTTLKRTIFFVVTDIILISLACYLGFLLRFDGKIPIEYYTMIKGFVAMSLPIILFLFSLEKLYSISWSFISIRELLKLFRAVMIGFLTIGAILFIFRDKTIFTGFPRSIIFVSGFLCLLTTGGFRFAKRVYAHLFKNGVTNNKKNGKRVLIVGAGEAGEQLARHITVSGNTPYLPVGFVDDNHMKQNILIHGIKVLGRIKNIPVIIKKHQIKEIIIALPSASKKIIKNTVNLSREAGIQKIKILPSTAEILDEKISLKDLREISIEDLLGRQPVKIDTQAIQSYINNKTILITGAAGSIGSQLCEEIIKFAPKKIIALDQRETAIFYLEKKLNRLFPDASKIFIIADICDKNKINNVFKKHQPEIVFHAAAYKHVPMMESNPDEAIKNNIFGTLTVGQASIKNKIEKFVMVSTDKAINPTSVMGASKRICEMICVCLNSKNQTKFSAVRFGNVLDSQGNVVKIFENQIKTGGPVEVTHPEMKRYFMVTAEACLLIMQSGAIGQGGEVFVLDMGQAIKIVDLAKEMIKLAGYEPDIDIPVIYSGIRQGEKLFEEILIDKEKPTKHEKIFISHLEKVNETKIKELIQELKQSLADMDVKKMKELLDIK
- a CDS encoding sugar transferase, translated to MIKRIFDICFSLIGIIILSPVFIIITMLIKITSNGPVIYKGIRIGKNKKPFNVYKFRTMVLNANKIGGPSTPNNDIRLTKTGKFLRKYKIDELPQLFNVIKGEMSLVGPRPEVPEYAKLYKEDEQIIFNIRPGITDLASLWNSNEGEILKNSHDPEKTYLEEIRPKKVKLQIKYVKQMSFLNDLKIIFKTIKKIIKN
- a CDS encoding thiamine pyrophosphate-dependent dehydrogenase E1 component subunit alpha, whose protein sequence is MENKKFLLKLYKKMVEIRLFEESLVDPILRGEIKTPCHLYTGQEAVAVGVCAALTDNDYILGNHRSHGHYLAKGGSIDKLMLEIFGKKDGCAKGRGGSMHIIDNQHGLLGTVPLVAATISLALGAALSSKINKDKKVTISFFGDGAVDEGVLHESLNFASLKKLPIIFVCENNLYSTHMPIKDCLANTKIYEFAKSYNMPSKQVQGNDVLKVYNTTKTMVKYAKNNQGPSFIECLTYRMRGHVGPDDNIQGEHTDIRPNKEVIKWAKKDPIKNFEKILMKKNILNKQTINNIYKKLNSKIIKAYKLTLKSDFPKQGELLKHVYEK